In Xiphophorus hellerii strain 12219 chromosome 13, Xiphophorus_hellerii-4.1, whole genome shotgun sequence, the following proteins share a genomic window:
- the LOC116731564 gene encoding plectin-like, giving the protein MVSISQNTAMKKNGNEVHEPVAGIFLEKTGEKFTIYQAMKKRLLKPGTALALLEAQAATVGIIDPIGNRILPVADAVKEGVVGPEMREKLLTAEKAISGYIDPYTNQIISVYQAMQKDLVPREYGLRLLEAQIASKGIYDPVEKTSISTDAAIQKGLYEKALLSDQMSELKVFYNPSTQEYLNYQNLLETCTVEPETGLLLLPVCIAFKGLRKGISSSELLESKIIDKETYEDLQKGKTTTQDVMLMETVKEYLEGKGSIAGIADLSTNQRISIYQAMKQGIVMPGTALVLLEAQAATGFMIDPVGNKKYTVDEAIKHKLIGPECHLKLLSAERAVTGYKDPYSGETISLFQAMSKDLIVKEHGIRLLEAQIATGGIIDPINSHRLPTQVAFKRGYFDEEMNKILEDEGDDTKGFFDPNTEENLTYLQLIERCVTDPGTGLCLLPLHDKSGKFNSSFIDYKTKTVFKTEKVKVTCGKYIGMTVSLWELLMSEYFNEHQRQDIFQKYKEGKLNISTIIKMILETIETSVKATKTVFEGIRETVTAKQLVEAEIISEKVMKELEDGKKSIKDVIEDENVNVYLQGKDSIAGILLPDSQVITIYQARQKGKLMPGTGLILLEAQAATGFIIDPIGNRKFSVDDAVKAKIVGPDVCQKLRSAERAVTGYKDPHDGKIISLFQAMQKDLILKDHGIRLLEAQIATGGIIDPVNSHRIPVHVAYKRGYFHEEMNQILSDPSDDTKGFFDPNTHENLTYLQLLARCVKDPSTGLCLLPLKSKSTKINIDDNMREIFHRTIITVKYGRFKGSTTLWEAINSEYLSEDKRQDLFKLFRSRKITVEQLTVTIIDIIESKEIKQQAELNFEGLRGEVSVVDLLDLEIVDEKTYKSMIDGKLSSTDVMKMDRIRAYLQGTSCVAGLILQPSNQKLSINEAQKMGILTPGTALCLLEAQAATGFIVDPLKNQKFTVEEALREKVIGPQVYEKLLSAERAVTGYKDPYTGQKISLFQAMKKDLIVKQHGIRLLEAQIATGGIIDPLKCLHLPLEVAYRKGYFDAELNQILTDPTDDTKGFFDPKTQENLTYMEMLSRCVKDKDTGLLLLPLNGTPKTSAKTDKTYTEAEIRQEFEKTFVSVSVGRYSGKSVSLWDLIHSCYFTEDQQLEFIEKVRTKQMNTQTIITVVISTIEKLERETPKVTMGLRKEVSAQQLLDSDIIDSATFTQVKEGKLDFEEVSKSEFVTRYLRGTASIAGIKIYPTQDVMSIYEAKQKNLLTPGIALVLLKAQSATGWVIDPVSNKFYSVDEGAKEMVIGTDVLEQLLSAQRAVTGFKDPYTDGTISLFEAMKERLVERSEGLHLLEAQMATGGVIDPNQSHRVPAQVAIKKGFLDEETYNFLQNPSDDARGYFDPNTNENLSYVQLMSRCERDSKTGLLLLPLDVDESKEFHTDEQVELAFKNKSISLTVGKFKNN; this is encoded by the coding sequence ATGGTGTCCATCAGTCAGAACACTGCCATgaagaaaaatggaaatgaagtCCATGAACCTGTGGCAGGCATATTTCTGGAGAAGACAGGGGAGAAATTCACCATTTATCAGGCCATGAAAAAACGTCTGCTTAAACCGGGAACGGCATTAGCTCTACTTGAAGCACAAGCAGCCACTGTGGGCATCATAGATCCGATAGGAAACCGTATACTTCCTGTTGCAGACGCTGTTAAAGAAGGAGTAGTTGGTCCAGAAATGAGGGAGAAACTTCTCACTGCAGAGAAAGCCATTAGTGGGTACATAGACCCCTACACCAATCAAATTATATCTGTGTACCAGGCTATGCAAAAAGATTTAGTCCCCAGAGAGTATGGCTTGAGGTTACTGGAAGCACAGATAGCCAGCAAAGGCATCTATGACCCTGTGGAGAAGACCAGCATCTCTACTGATGCCGCGATCCAAAAGGGCCTTTATGAAAAGGCTTTGCTTAGTGACCAAATGTCTGAGCTGAAGGTATTTTACAATCCAAGCACACAAGAATATCTTAACTACCAAAACCTTCTGGAAACATGCACTGTGGAGCCAGAAACCGGCTTGTTGCTCCTTCCTGTCTGTATTGCCTTCAAAGGTCTGCGCAAAGGCATTTCCTCCAGTGAACTGTTGGAGTCAAAGATCATTGACAAAGAAACATATGAAGACTTGCAAAAGGGGAAGACCACAACCCAGGATGTGATGTTGATGGAAACCGTGAAAGAATACCTGGAAGGCAAAGGCAGCATAGCAGGCATTGCTGATCtctcaaccaatcagagaatAAGCATTTATCAAGCCATGAAGCAAGGGATAGTGATGCCAGGCACGGCACTTGTTCTGCTGGAAGCACAAGCAGCAACTGGGTTCATGATTGACCCTGTAGGAAACAAGAAATACACAGTGGACGAAGCTATTAAGCACAAACTTATTGGCCCAGAATGTCATTTGAAGCTGCTTTCAGCTGAGCGAGCAGTGACTGGATACAAAGATCCTTATTCAGGAGAGACCATATCCCTATTTCAAGCAATGTCAAAGGATCTCATCGTTAAGGAACATGGGATCCGGCTACTGGAGGCACAAATTGCCACTGGTGGAATAATTGATCCAATCAACAGCCACAGACTTCCCACTCAAGTGGCCTTTAAGAGAGGCTATTTTGATGAAGAAATGAATAAGATACTGGAAGATGAAGGCGATGACACAAAAGGATTTTTTGACCCAAATACAGAAGAAAACCTTACATACCTTCAGCTGATTGAAAGGTGTGTCACCGATCCTGGCACTGGATTGTGCCTTCTTCCTCTACATGACAAATCAGGCAAATTTAATTCTAGCTTTATtgactacaaaacaaaaactgtcttcaaaactgaaaaagtcaAAGTGACATGTGGGAAGTACATAGGAATGACAGTCTCTTTGTGGGAACTACTGATGTCAGAGTACTTCAATGAACACCAGAGGCAAGACATATTTCAGAAATACAAGGAAGGGAAGTTAAATATCTCTACAATCATTAAGATGATTTTGGAGACCATAGAAACATcagtaaaagcaacaaaaaccgTCTTTGAGGGTATACGGGAAACTGTCACAGCCAAGCAGCTTGTTGAAGCAGAAATCATCAGTGAGAAAGTGATGAAGGAGTTGGAAGAtggaaaaaagtcaataaaggACGTAATAGAggatgaaaatgtaaatgtttacttACAGGGAAAAGACAGCATCGCAGGTATTCTGCTTCCAGATTCCCAAGTTATAACAATCTACCAAGCCAGACAAAAAGGAAAGCTGATGCCAGGAACTGGCCTGATTCTGCTGGAGGCACAAGCAGCTACTGGGTTCATTATTGACCCCAttggaaacaggaagttttcAGTGGATGATGCTGTCAAAGCTAAAATTGTGGGACCTGATGTCTGTCAGAAGCTGCGTTCAGCAGAGAGAGCAGTCACTGGGTATAAAGATCCACATGATGGAAAAATAATCTCTCTGTTCCAAGCTATGCAAAAAGACCTGATCCTGAAAGATCATGGGATTCGACTTCTGGAGGCACAGATTGCCACTGGTGGTATCATTGATCCGGTGAACAGCCACCGCATCCCTGTACATGTAGCCTATAAGAGGGGATACTTCCATGAGGAGATGAATCAGATTTTGAGCGATCCAAGTGACGACACCAAAGGTTTCTTTGACCCCAATACCCATGAGAACCTGACATACTTGCAGCTCCTGGCTAGATGTGTCAAAGATCCCAGTACTGGTCTGTGCCTCTTACCTCTGAAAAGCAAGAGcaccaaaataaatattgatgacAACATGAGGGAAATTTTCCATAGGACAATAATTACTGTCAAGTATGGCAGATTCAAGGGCAGCACAACTCTGTGGGAAGCAATTAATTCAGAATATCTGTCTGAAGACAAACGACAGGaccttttcaaacttttcaggTCCCGGAAAATCACTGTTGAGCAACTGACAGTGACCATTATAGATATCATTGAGAGCAAGGAGATAAAACAGCAAGCAGAGCTGAACTTTGAAGGTCTCAGGGGAGAGGTGTCTGTTGTGGATCTCTTGGATCTTGAAATTGTAGatgaaaaaacatacaaaagtaTGATTGATGGAAAGCTTTCAAGTACTGATGTAATGAAGATGGACAGAATAAGAGCCTACCTCCAAGGGACAAGCTGTGTAGCAGGATTGATACTACAACCCTCCAATCAGAAACTAAGCATCAATGAGGCACAGAAAATGGGCATCCTCACTCCAGGCACTGCCCTTTGTCTCCTTGAAGCACAGGCGGCCACAGGATTCATTGTAGATCCTCTAAAAAACCAAAAGTTTACAGTGGAAGAAGCACTAAGAGAAAAGGTCATTGGTCCACAAGTGTACGAAAAGCTGTTGTCTGCAGAGAGGGCCGTCACTGGTTACAAAGACCCATACACAGGTCAAAAGATCTCTCTATTCCAAGCCATGAAAAAGGATCTTATTGTCAAGCAGCATGGTATTCGTTTACTCGAGGCCCAAATTGCTACTGGTGGTATCATTGATCCATTGAAATGCCTTCATTTACCTCTAGAGGTTGCATACAGGAAAGGTTATTTTGATGCAGAACTCAATCAAATCTTAACAGACCCCACTGATGACACAAAGGGCTTCTTTGACCCAAAGACTCAAGAAAATCTGACATATATGGAAATGTTGAGCAGATGTGTGAAAGATAAAGACACTGGACTCCTTCTTCTGCCACTTAATGGCACACCAAAGACATCAGCAAAAACAGACAAGACATACACAGAAGCAGAAATAAGGCAAGAGTTTGAAAAGACATTTGTAAGCGTAAGTGTGGGACGGTATTCGGGAAAATCTGTTTCTCTCTGGGACTTGATTCACTCTTGTTACTTCACTGAAGATCAGCAGCTAGAATTTATTGAAAAAGTAAGAACAAAGCAGATGAACACCCAAACAATAATCACAGTAGTGATTTCCACAATTGAAAAACTGGAAAGGGAAACCCCCAAAGTGACAATGGGGCTGAGAAAGGAAGTATCTGCACAACAACTCTTAGATTCTGATATTATTGACTCAGCCACATTCACACAGGTTAAAGAAGGAAAGCTAGACTTTGAAGAAGTAAGCAAAAGTGAATTTGTGACAAGATATCTTCGGGGAACTGCAAGCATTGCTGGTATCAAAATTTATCCAACCCAGGATGTAATGAGCATTTATgaggcaaaacagaaaaatcttttgACTCCCGGCATTGCACTTGTACTGCTTAAAGCACAGTCTGCAACAGGATGGGTGATTGATCCTGTCAGCAATAAGTTCTATTCAGTTGATGAGGGTGCAAAGGAGATGGTAATTGGAACAGATGTCCTTGAGCAACTTCTTTCAGCACAGCGTGCTGTCACTGGCTTTAAGGATCCTTACACAGACGGCACCATATCCCTGTTTGAAGCGATGAAAGAAAGACTAGTTGAAAGAAGTGAAGGCCTTCATCTTCTTGAAGCACAGATGGCAACTGGAGGAGTTATCGACCCAAATCAAAGTCACAGAGTACCTGCTCAAGTTGCTATTAAAAAAGGATTCCTTGATGAAGAAACTTACAATTTCCTGCAAAACCCAAGTGATGATGCAAGGGGTTACTTTGACCCAAATACCAATGAAAATTTATCCTACGTTCAACTGATGAGTCGATGTGAAAGAGATTCCAAAACTGGACTCCTTCTCCTGCCATTGGATGTTGATGAGTCCAAGGAGTTTCATACAGATGAGCAGGTGGAGCTTgccttcaaaaacaaaagtatttccCTGACTGTAGGAAAATTTAAGAACAAC
- the LOC116731565 gene encoding doublesex- and mab-3-related transcription factor C2-like: MSEPRQPKCSRCRHHGFIIRKKGHSRCCPFSGCECWKCGLITRRTQVNALQRNLSRTRDRPRNPKPRAGRRAAGDPAAAAGTRDPDGLGPDVRNQRPEPRGEPGSGPDGRDVPTCLPPPPLPQLLSPLSSRSSLAPPPDLLLHLPFLPALPSGLYDDLCRPLMIPHFLSYPAPPAEDCRLVFLPLHPAPEAPPAGCGSSSRA, encoded by the exons ATGTCCGAACCGCGGCAGCCCAAATGCTCCCGGTGCCGGCACCACGGCTTCATCATCCGGAAGAAGGGCCACAGCAGGTGCTGCCCGTTCTCCGGCTGTGAGTGCTGGAAGTGCGGCCTGATCACCCGGCGGACCCAGGTCAATGCGCTCCAGCGGAACCTGAGCAGAACCCGAGATCGGCCCCGGAACCCGAAGCCGCGGGCCGGTCGCAGGGCGGCGGGAGACCCCGCTGCTGCCGCCGGGACCCGGGACCCGGACGGTTTGGGTCCAGATGTCCGGAACCAGCGGCCGGAACCGCGAGGAGAGCCCGGTTCCGGTCCGGACGGCAGAGATGTTCCGACCT gtcttcctcctcctcctcttcctcagctcctCTCCCCCCTCTCTTCCCGCTCCTCcttggctccgccccctgacctCCTGCTCCACCTGCCGTTCCTACCTGCGCTCCCCTCCGGCCTGTATGACGACCTCTGCAGGCCGCTGATGATCCCGCACTTCCTGTCATACCCCGCCCCGCCAGCAGAG GACTGCAGGCTGGTCTTCCTCCCGCTCCACCCTGCTCCTGaagcgccccctgcaggctgTGGGTCCAGCAGCAGAGCCTGA